In the Astatotilapia calliptera chromosome 5, fAstCal1.2, whole genome shotgun sequence genome, one interval contains:
- the chchd4b gene encoding coiled-coil-helix-coiled-coil-helix domain containing 4b yields MSSVRQEGKDTIIFATKEDHAAPSTAELVEEDPNDPFEERGLILPNGEINWNCPCLGGMASGPCGTEFKDAFSCFHYSKEEVKGSDCLEQFRSMQECMQRYPELYPQEDDKSPSDTPKDSESTDALDESSTSASDQDSDTKQANTES; encoded by the exons ATGAGTTCGGTCAGACAGGAAG GTAAAGACACGATCATCTTTGCCACCAAAGAGGATCATGCAGCACCCAGCACTGCGGAGCTCGTGGAGGAAGACCCCAATGACCCATTTGAGGAGAGAG GCTTAATTCTTCCCAATGGGGAGATTAATTGGAACTGCCCCTGCCTGGGTGGGATGGCCAGTGGTCCCTGTGGGACTGAATTTAAGGACGCCTTCTCTTGTTTCCACTATAGTAAGGAGGAGGTGAAGGGCTCTGACTGCCTGGAGCAGTTCAGGTCTATGCAGGAGTGCATGCAGCGTTACCCAGAGCTCTATCCACAAGAAGATGACAAATCACCCAGCGACACCCCAAAAGACTCTGAATCCACAGATGCGCTGGATGAAAGCTCAACATCTGCCTCAGATCAGGACTCTGATACCAAACAGGCCAACACAGAGAGCTAA